In the Cherax quadricarinatus isolate ZL_2023a chromosome 96, ASM3850222v1, whole genome shotgun sequence genome, one interval contains:
- the LOC138855487 gene encoding uncharacterized protein encodes MASAATSLCGLHTPAGDIPFADADPPETNAPPTPTLTTHTYCGPRAGASRAVGGAGPVYYNTTHTSPIPTPHTANTRCVYSKPLPAATVSLATTPAAASTVSLTTTPALTRHHSYGGLAVVEGAGGAVRVATDRPHLVSMGSGRLSTAITLHTINEGRTVVGAGGMGVVPDIVVMGAGVEAEHCILHNVGGVVTLTPIATGVTIDGVKTTTTTRLTQGISSSSSNSSSSNSGSSSSNSA; translated from the exons ATGGCGTCAGCAGCTACCAGCTTGTGTGGGCTTCATACGCCGGCTGGTGATATTCCTTTCGCTGACGCCGACCCTCCTGAAACAAATGCCCCGCCCACGCCCactctcaccacccacacttACTGTGGTCCGAGGGCGGGGGCATCCAGAGCAGTGGGTGGGGCAGGCCCAGTGTATtacaacactacccacacatcACCCATACCAACCCCACATACAGCTAACACCAGATGTGTTTACTCCAaaccattaccagcagcaacagtcagcttggccaccacaccagcagcagcatcaacagtcaGCTTGACTACCACGCCCGCGCTCACACGCCACCATAGTTACGGTGGTCTGGCGGTAGTGGAAGGCGCGGGTGGGGCGGTGAGGGTGGCCACAGACCGCCCACATTTGGTCTCAATGGGCAGTGGGCGCCTCTCCACAGCCATCACTCTACACACTATCAACGAGGGACGCACGGTGGTGGGTGCGGGCGGGATGGGCGTGGTGCCTGACATCGTTGTGATGGGAGCGGGCGTGGAGGCCGAACACTGCATCCTCCACAACGTGGGCGGTGTGGTCACCCTCACGCCCATAGCCACAGGTGTTACCATTGATGGTGTCaagacaactaccaccacacgaCTCACGCaaggtattagtagtagtagtagtaatagtagcagtagtaatagtggtagtagtagtagtaatagtg CATGA